The DNA sequence CCCACCGGGTCGGAGGCCCTGGCCAAGTACCGCGACCTCGCGGCCCAGGCCGAGAAGCTCAACGAAGACCTGCTCAAGGCCCAGGACGACCTGACCGCCAAGCAGGGTGAGCTCGACAAGGCCACCCACGACGTCGACGCGGCCAAGACCGCCGGCGTCGAGGCCGCCGACGCGAAGCAGAAGTACCAGTCCCAGGTGGACAAGTTCGCCAACGCGTCGTTCACCAGCGGTGTCCAGCTGAACAAGCTGTCCGCGCTGCTGGCGGGCACGTCCACGCAGGACTTCCTGGACCGCTCCTCGGCGCTCGAGGTCATCGCGACCGACAAGAACTCCGCGATGGACAACCTCAGCGGCGCGGCCGAGAAGGCCAAGACCGCCGAGAAGACGGCGACGGACGCCGCGAAGAAGGCGACCGACGCCCGCGACGCGGCGGCCAAGCTGACCTCGGACATCGAGGGCAAGAAGAAGAACCTGCAGACCCAGATCGACCAGATCGAGGCGCAGAGCAAGACCCTCAGCTCCGCCGACAAGGCCGCGCAGAAGGACACCGGCGGCAAGGCGCCCACCGTCAAGGCGGCGACCGGGGCCGCCCAGACCGCGGTCAACGCGGCGCTGAGCAAGCTCGGCAGCGCCTACGTCTGGGGCGCGACCGGCCCGAGCACGTTCGACTGCTCGGGACTCATGCAGTGGGCCTACAAGCAGGCCGGCATCTCCCTGCCGCGGAACTCCGCGGCACAGGCGGGCTTCGGCACGTCGGTGTCGCGCGATCAGCTGCAGCCGGGCGACCTGGTCGCCTACTACTCCCCCGTGTCCCACATCGGGATGTACATCGGCGACGGCAAGATGGTGCACGCCCCGACCAGCGGCGACGTCGTCAAGATCTCGCCGCTGATGAGCGAGTACGCGGGAGCGACCCGCCCGACGGCCTGACGGTTCGCGAATCCGTCCACAGTGGTGTTCACGCCGCGGTGGACGGATTTCGCGTTTCCGTGCGGGGTTCGCGGGGAAACTCCTCCGCGGGGACGTGCACGGAAATTGTCGGGGTTCTGGGTTACAGTCGGACTCAGGCGAACAGACGTTCGAATGGAGTGGTGATGACCGAACAGCCGGAACCCAACCCGGAGAAGGACCCGAGCGACTGGACCACCGGCGACGAGCCGATGACCGGGCCGCAGAAGTCCTACCTGCAGACGCTCGCCCAGGAGGCGGGGCAGGAGGTGCCGGACGACCTGACCAAGGCCGAGGCGTCCAAGCGGATCGACGAGCTGCAACAGACGACCGGGCGCGGCGCTTGAGGTTGGCCGGTGGCGGCTTTACGGGCCGGTGGCGACCGGAGAGGCGCGGGCGCACGGTCTGAGCGGGTAGCGGCTATGTGAGGGCCGTGGTTGAGCGGGCCGCGCGGTAGCTGCACGGTCGTGGCAGGCGCTCCGGCTGATCAGGGGCGCTGCAGCTGACTGTGCGCGGTTGTCGAACCGTCGCGGCAGCCGAGCAGGCGTGGCAGCTCGCCAGGCGTGGCAGTGAGGCGATTGCGGCGGCCGAGTAGGCGCGGCAGCCCACCAGGCGCGACGGCGAAGCGGTCGCGACAGCCGGGCAGACGCGAGGGCGAAGCGGTCGCGGTGGGCCGAAGTGAACGCGGCAGCCGAGCAGGCACGGCCGCGAAGCGATTGCGACAGCCGAGCAGGCACGGCAGCCCACCAGGCGCGACGGCGAAGCGGTCGCGACAGCCGGGCAGACGCGAGGGCGAAGCGGTCGCGGTGGGCCGAAGTGAACGCGGCAGCCGAGCAGGCACGGCCGCGAAGCGATTGCGACAGCCGAGCAGGCACGGCAGCCCACCAGGCGCGGCAGCGAAGCGGTCGCGACAGCCGGGCAGACGCGAGGGCGAAGCGATCGCACCACACCGCACTGAACGCGGCAGTCGAGCCGCCGTACCGCGAAGCGGTCGCACTGCACCGAACTGAACGCAGCAGCTGAGCTGGCGTGGCCGCGAAGCGGTCGCGGTGGGCCGAAGTGAGCGGGGCGGTCGAGCAGGCGGACCGCCTGCACGAGCGGCGGCCAAACGACCGCCACGAATGAGTGAATGCTCATCGCTCGATCGGGCGCACGGCGGCTCAAGGGCGTAGCGCCTGAGCGGACGGCCATCGGCCGAGCGCACAACGGCCGAGCAGGCACGGCGGCCGATGGGACTCAGGCGGCCTGGGGCAGCGCGGCGGCGCCGGTCACCCGGAGCAGGAACTCGGCGTTCGAGCCCGTCTTGCGGAGCTGGTCGAGCAGCTGCTCGACCGCGTGCGGTCCTTGCAGCGCGCGGCGGACGTCGCGCATCGCGGCGAGTTCTTCCGGTGTCACCAGCAGTTCTTCGCGGCGGGTGCCCGACGCGGCCAGGTCGACCGCCGGGAAGACGCGGCGTTCCGCGGTGCGGCGGTCCAGCTTGAGCTCGGCGTTGCCGGTGCTCTTCAGCTCCTCGAAGAAGACCGTGTCGGCCAGCGAACCGGTTTCCACCAGCGCGGTCGCGATGATCGTGAGAGAGCCGCCACCCTCGACATTCCTTGCGGCGCCGAGGATGCGCTTCATCGGCTGCAGCGCGGCCGCGTCGACGCCGCCGGACAGGGTGCGGCCCGAAGGGCGGGCCGACAGGTTGTACGCGCGGCCGAGGCGGGTCAGGGAATCGAGCAGCAGCACGACGTCTTCGCCGCGCTCCACCAGGCGCTTGGCGCGCTCGACCGCGAGCTCCGCGATCGCGACGTGTTCGGCCGGCGGACGGTCGAAAGTGGACGCGATCACCTCCCCGTGCACGGTCCGGCGCAGCTCGGTGACCTCCTCCGGACGCTCGTCGGCGAGCAGCACCATGAGTTTGCACTCCGGGTGGTTGGTGGCGATGCCGTGCGCGATTTCGCTCAGCACCGTGGTTTTCCCGGCCTTCGGCGGCGAGACGACCAGGGCGCGCTGGCCCTTGCCGATCGGGGTGACGAGGTCGATGACGCGGGTCAGCACCCGCGCCGGGGTGGTTTCGAGCAGCAGGCGCTCGTCGGGGTGCACCGGGACGAGGTCGTCGAAGTCCGGGCGCCGCGCGGCCGGGTCGACGCCGTCGACGCCGATGATTTCCTCGGCGGTGCCGGTGATTTCGTCGCCCGTGCGCAGCTGATGCTTGCGGACGAGCGAAAGAGGGATGGTGATGTCGCCGTCGGCGCGCCGGTAGCCGGCGCGGACGAAGGCGGATTTTCCTTGTACGTCAAGGATTCCGTGAAATGGCATGGTGTTCTCCTGAATGAGGGAACGGCCGGCGCGCGAAAGCGGGGCCGAGAGTGCTGGGAAAGAGGCCGATCGGCCTGGATCCGGGAGCTTTCTCCGGGCGGCCTGGAGGCCGACATCCATGAGGAGCACCTTCACTCTAGCCGGAGTTCCCCCGAAACACAATGCGTGAGAACCCGTGGCGGTGGGTAGGTCTCCGGAGAAGCCCGCCGCACCGTGCCCGACGGATGGGAGCACCTCGTGCACCGACACACCCCGGAACCTGACGTCGATACCGGCGAAACCGCCGACGACGGCCAACCCGGGACCACGTCCCCCGACCGCCTCCGCGCGGGGTCCGGGACCGTGGTCGGCTCGACCTTCGAAGAACTCGCGCCTGCGTTGCCCAACGACGTCGCCGACCTGCGCCGCAAGCTGATCCGCTGGCTGGCCGAACTCCCGCTGGACGCGGAGAGCACGCACGACATCACGCTGGCGACCTACGAGGCGCTGGCGAACGTGGCGGCCCACGCGTACCCGGACGGCCGCGGCTGGGCCCGCCTGCAGGCCACCAGGGCCGGTGACGCGATCACCGTGACGGTCACCGACACCGGCTGCGGCATCGCGGCGACCCGTCCCCGCACCGCGGGCCTGCGCACCTCGGGTGGCCGCGGCCTGGTGCTGATCGACAAGGTGACCGACCAGTCCGAGATCGACACCGGCGAGCAGGGCACGCGGGTGCGCATGACCTGGCGCCCCGCAGCCTTGCGGCACGCGGGAGCGGCCTGAGACGCGGACGGCCGGCGTCACG is a window from the Amycolatopsis sp. NBC_00355 genome containing:
- a CDS encoding C40 family peptidase, which codes for MHSHPVKRVVSGALAAAAVIAVITVADPTATAAPIPALQAPPTGSEALAKYRDLAAQAEKLNEDLLKAQDDLTAKQGELDKATHDVDAAKTAGVEAADAKQKYQSQVDKFANASFTSGVQLNKLSALLAGTSTQDFLDRSSALEVIATDKNSAMDNLSGAAEKAKTAEKTATDAAKKATDARDAAAKLTSDIEGKKKNLQTQIDQIEAQSKTLSSADKAAQKDTGGKAPTVKAATGAAQTAVNAALSKLGSAYVWGATGPSTFDCSGLMQWAYKQAGISLPRNSAAQAGFGTSVSRDQLQPGDLVAYYSPVSHIGMYIGDGKMVHAPTSGDVVKISPLMSEYAGATRPTA
- a CDS encoding DUF3072 domain-containing protein encodes the protein MTEQPEPNPEKDPSDWTTGDEPMTGPQKSYLQTLAQEAGQEVPDDLTKAEASKRIDELQQTTGRGA
- the rho gene encoding transcription termination factor Rho, producing the protein MPFHGILDVQGKSAFVRAGYRRADGDITIPLSLVRKHQLRTGDEITGTAEEIIGVDGVDPAARRPDFDDLVPVHPDERLLLETTPARVLTRVIDLVTPIGKGQRALVVSPPKAGKTTVLSEIAHGIATNHPECKLMVLLADERPEEVTELRRTVHGEVIASTFDRPPAEHVAIAELAVERAKRLVERGEDVVLLLDSLTRLGRAYNLSARPSGRTLSGGVDAAALQPMKRILGAARNVEGGGSLTIIATALVETGSLADTVFFEELKSTGNAELKLDRRTAERRVFPAVDLAASGTRREELLVTPEELAAMRDVRRALQGPHAVEQLLDQLRKTGSNAEFLLRVTGAAALPQAA
- a CDS encoding ATP-binding protein; this encodes MHRHTPEPDVDTGETADDGQPGTTSPDRLRAGSGTVVGSTFEELAPALPNDVADLRRKLIRWLAELPLDAESTHDITLATYEALANVAAHAYPDGRGWARLQATRAGDAITVTVTDTGCGIAATRPRTAGLRTSGGRGLVLIDKVTDQSEIDTGEQGTRVRMTWRPAALRHAGAA